Proteins encoded within one genomic window of Camelina sativa cultivar DH55 chromosome 19, Cs, whole genome shotgun sequence:
- the LOC104766532 gene encoding nuclear pore complex protein NUP133-like, producing MFSPLTKRAKQSSRNDRTPRNRAAPPDSPVTPATQNRNTNFISDRPATGTPAPWAPRLSVLARVSPVNNGERGDDTDQLKPVFVGEFPQLLRDEQSYPGDACVSGGMDSETCLSWFITGSKLFVWSHLTTLPSRKCVVLELPSGVLANEESGSGLQDGKSWLVSVVPWDTSAGAASRAARSRSPVGIVMCNRKTRAVVYWSDIFSGQEAAPVTSIGSSDEHVVYRSPTGRISSSFIKRQSNGVRSGRAEYSDLNSLITTAVAAAERLCIAIACSSNGELWQYTCSPTGVKSNQVELNISSSSVSEGYPRSLIWRFSQGLARESCWQFFMLTDCDIHCFTIEPYPDLTVSKVWQHEIVGSDGDSGIKKDIASQKQIWPLDLQVDDQGKVITVLVATICMDRASSSSYTQYSLLTLQHKSEMRFADGRKERFLEKQGPIQVIIPKARVEDKDFLFSMKLRVGGRPPGSAIILSGDGTATVCYCHGSSTRLYKFDLPYDAGKVLDASVLSSTDEHEYGAWTVLTEKAGVWAIPEKAVVLGGVEPPERSLSRKNSSNERSTRDETRMTPYGIDRTAGKEISDIQNSGDKGNPKMGFTRQTAREEESEALLGQLFENFLLSGKVDGSLEKLSQSGAFDRDGETNVFARKSKSIVDTLAKHWTTTRGAEIVAMTVISSQLVEKQQKHENFLHFLALSKCHEELCSKQRHSLQIILENGEKLAAMIQLRELQNLINQNRSARFGSPHAGSEDQVSCALWDLIQFVGERARRNTVLLMDRDNSEVFYSKVSELEEVFYCLNRQLEYIIRADQPLGTQVQRACELSNACATILQTALDYKNEHQMWYPPLEGLIPWHSQPVVCNGLWCIASFMLHLLTEGSRIDISAKSDIYMHLEVLTEVLLEAYAGSTFAKLEMEDEKKGRRNEYWTRRDTIFNSLYQQAKDFMEAEIQGIRERTERTNEDIFRNRCSNLLSIAKRHAGYNIMWRICYDLNDTGVLKNLMHEGVGQQGGFSYFVFQQLYDMKQFSKLLRLGEEFQDELLIFLKRHSDLLWLHQAFLHQFSSASDTLHTLALAQDEESMTTIEERAVPEPEDVQTTFADRKRFLNLSKIAYVADKDADSESKVKRIEADIQLLKLQEEITKALPNGEAKNKLFRPEELIEICLTIQGRWTAIKAFEVFAWTSCSFRENHSSLLEECWRNAADQDDWDRLHQASTNEGWSDKETLQNLSNTALFQASQRCYGPTRVKTFDGDFAQVLSLRRENPEDSTSSVEEVLMSHKDFAEAGKLMLTAIMLGCVEEEGIVAEEFLSPME from the exons ATGTTCTCTCCATTGACGAAGAGAGCTAAGCAGAGCTCTCGTAATGACAGAACTCCACGAAATCGAGCCGCTCCGCCAGATTCTCCAGTAACTCCGGCAACTCAAAATCGGAACACTAATTTCATCTCAGATCGTCCAGCCACTGGAACTCCTGCTCCTTGGGCTCCTCGTTTATCTGTTCTCGCTAG AGTTTCTCCTGTAAACAATGGTGAAAGAGGAGATGATACAGATCAATTGAAGCCTGTATTCGTCGGAGAGTTTCCTCAATTGTTGCGAGATGAACAAAGTTATCCTG GTGATGCTTGTGTCTCCGGTGGTATGGATTCAGAAACTTGTCTTTCTTGGTTTATCACTGGAAGTAAACTTTTTGTTTGGAGTCATTTGACGACCCTACCGTCGAGAAAATGCGTTGTTCTCGAGCTTCCGTCTGGTGTTTTGGCTAATGAAGAGTCTGGTAGTGGTTTACAAGATGGTAAAAGCTGGTTGGTTAGTGTTGTCCCTTGGGATACCTCTGCTGGTGCAGCAAGTAGGGCTGCTCGATCTCGTAGCCCTGTTGGTATTGTCATGTGTAACAGGAAAACTCGAGCTGTTGTGTATTGGTCGGACATCTTTTCTGGTCAGGAAGCTGCCCCTGTTACTAGTATTGGATCTTCTGATGAACATGTTGTTTATCGTTCACCTACAGGCAGAATAAGCTCATCATTCATTAAGCGACAAAGCAATGGGGTTAGAAGCGGCAGAGCAGAATATAGCGATCTCAACTCTTTGATTACTACTGCAGTAGCTGCAGCTGAACGCCTTTGTATTGCTATTGCTTGCAGTTCTAATGGTGAGCTATGGCAATATACTTGTAGTCCTACAGGTGTTAAAAGTAATCAAGTAGAGTTGAACATTAGCTCTTCCTCCGTAAGTGAGGGGTATCCAAGGTCCTTAATCTGGCGTTTTTCACAAGGATTGGCAAGAGAGTCTTGTTGGCAGTTTTTCATGTTGACAGATTGTGACATACATTGTTTTACTATTGAACCTTATCCTGATTTAACTGTTTCAAAAGTCTGGCAACATGAGATTGTTGGCAGTGATGGTGATTCAGGTATCAAGAAAGATATAGCTAGTCAAAAGCAAATTTGGCCTCTAGATCTGCAGGTAGATGATCAGGGTAAAGTGATTACTGTTCTTGTTGCCACTATCTGCATGGACCGTGCCAGCAGTTCTAGCTATACACAATATTCGCTTTTGACTTTGCAACATAAATCTGAGATGAGATTTGCAGATGGGAGAAAGGAAAGGTTCCTGGAGAAACAAGGTCCAATCCAAGTCATAATCCCAAAAGCAAGAGTGGAGGATAAAGATTTTTTATTCTCTATGAAACTCAGAGTTGGTGGCAGACCCCCAGGGTCAGCTATAATTCTTTCAG GTGATGGAACAGCCACAGTTTGCTACTGTCATGGAAGTTCTACCCGTCTCTACAAGTTTGATTTACCTTATGATGCTGGCAAGGTCTTGGATGCTTCAGTTCTTTCCTCAACTGATGAACATGAATATGGTGCATGGACTGTGTTAACTGAGAAAGCAGGAGTATGGGCAATTCCAGAGAAAGCAGTTGTGCTTGGTGGAGTTGAACCTCCAGAGAGAAGTTTGTCACGCAAAAATAGTTCCAATGAGAGGTCTACACGAGACGAGACAAGGATGACACCATATGGCATTGATAGAACTGCCGGAAAGGAGATTTCTGACATACAGAATAGTGGAGATAAAGGAAACCCTAAAATGGGATTTACTCGTCAAACAGCCCGTGAGGAAGAATCAGAAGCTTTGCTTGGCCAGCTCTTTGAGAATTTTCTGTTATCTGGGAAAGTTGATGGATCCTTGGAGAAGCTTAGTCAATCTGGTGCATTTGATAGAGATGGAGAGACCAATGTTTTTGCTCGCAAAAGCAAATCTATAGTTGACACATTAGCTAAGCATTGGACAACAACTAGAGGGGCTGAGATAGTAGCTATGACTGTTATATCTTCACAATTGGTTGAGAAACAACAGAAGCATGAGAATTTTCTACACTTTCTTGCTCTATCCAAATGCCATGAGGAGCTGTGCTCTAAACAGA GACATTCTTTGCAAATAATTCTGGAAAATGGTGAAAAACTTGCTGCCATGATTCAACTCCGGGAACTGCAAAATTTGATTAACCAGAATCGCTCAGCCAGATTTGGCTCTCCGCATGCTGGCTCAGAGGATCAAGTTTCATGTGCCCTTTGGGATCTTATTCAATTTGTAGGGGAGAGAGCTCGGAGAAATACCGTTCTCTTGATGGACAGAGATAATTCTGAAGTTTTCTACAGCAAGGTATCTGAACTTGAGGAAGTATTTTATTGTCTAAACAGGCAATTAGAGTACATAATCAGAGCTGACCAACCACTAGGAACGCAAGTGCAGAGAGCCTGCGAACTCTCAAATGCATGTGCTACAATTCTTCAGACTGCCTTAGATTACAAAAATGAGCATCAAATGTGGTATCCACCACTTGAAGGTTTAATACCTTGGCACTCTCAGCCTGTTGTATGTAATGGACTGTGGTGCATTGCGTCCTTTATGCTTCATCTGTTAACTGAGGGATCTAGGATTGATATATCTGCTAAATCAGATATATACATGCATCTCGAAGTACTTACTGAAGTTTTACTTGAGGCTTATGCCGGTTCTACCTTTGCAAAATTGGAGATGGAAGACGAAAAGAAAGGTCGGCGTAATGAGTACTGGACTCGGCGAGATACCATTTTTAACTCCCTTTATCAACAAGCTAAAGATTTTATGGAAGCAGAAATCCAG GGCATCAGAGAAAGAACTGAAAGGACAAATGAAGATATCTTCAGAAACCGTTGCTCAAATTTGCTATCGATTGCAAAGCGACATGCAGGCTATAACATTATGTGGAGGATATGTTATGATCTTAATGATACAGGGGTGCTCAAAAACTTAATG CATGAGGGTGTGGGACAACAAGGAGGATTCAGTTACTTTGTATTCCAGCAACTCTATGATATGAAACAGTTCTCTAAACTTCTACGGCTTGGAGAAGAATTCCAGGACGAGCTACTGATATTTCTAAAGCGTCATTCTGATCTGCTGTGGCTTCATCAGGCGTTTCTTCATCAATTCTCATCTGCTTCTGACACTCTTCATACATTGGCTCTAGCACAAGATGAAGAGTCTATGACAACTATTGAAGAAAGAGCGGTGCCAGAACCTGAAGATGTACAAACAACATTCGCAGACCGCAAGAGGTTTCTGAACCTTTCAAAGATAGCCTATGTGGCag ATAAGGATGCTGATTCCGAATCGAAAGTGAAGCGCATTGAAGCTGATATCCAGTTACTGAAGCTGCAG GAAGAAATAACAAAAGCCTTGCCAAATGGAGAAGCTAAAAACAAGCTGTTCAGACCCGAGGAGCTTATTGAAATTTGTCTCACTATCCAGGGCCGATGGACAGCTATAAAAGCTTTTGAGGTGTTTGCATGGACGAGCTGT
- the LOC104767895 gene encoding zinc finger BED domain-containing protein RICESLEEPER 1-like: MISGSSYPTANLYFMQVWAIKCWLRDHEDSSDLVICDMVEDMNEIYEKYWEEFSDILAIAAVFDPRLKFAFLEFCYNILDPSTSKSKLAHVRKKMDQLFGGYKKDTSNVASTSQFSRRNVPFGYDGSYTYFSQKNGTNGKCI; the protein is encoded by the exons ATGATTTCTGGTTCATCATATCCGACAGCTAACTTGTATTTCATGCAAGTGTGGGCAATTAAATGTTGGCTGAGAGATCATGAGGATTCTAGTGATCTAGTTATTTGTGATATGGTTGAGGATATGAAtgaaatatatgagaaatattGGGAAGAATTCAGTGACATACTTGCAATTGCGGCAGTTTTTGATCCAAGATTGAAGTTTGCATTTCTAGAATTTTGTTACAATATCTTGGATCCATCAACCAGCAAGTCAAAGTTGGCTCATGTGCGTAAAAAAATGGATCAACTCTTTGGAGGTTATAAGAAAGACACAAGCAATGTTGCATCCACTTCACAATTTTCAAGAAGGAACGTTCCATTTGGATATGAt GGATCTTATACTTACTTTTCACAAAAGAATGGAACTAATGGAAAATGTATCTAG